The DNA sequence TGACATCAGTAGTTGGTGTAAAAGGAAACGGAGGACAATCCAATTATGCAGCTTCTAAAGCTGGAGTTATTGGTTTTACTAAGTCTATTGCTTTGGAGCTGGGATCAAGAAATATCCGTTGTAATGCGATTGCACCAGGATTTATTGAAACTGAAATGACTGCTTCTTTAGATGAGAAAACCCTTAAAACATGGACAGATGGAATTCCAATGAAGAGAGGAGGACAGCCACAAGATGTTGCTAATGCATGTGTATTTTTAGGAAGTGAAATGTCAACTTATATTACAGGACAAACGTTACACGTAGACGGTGGAATGTTAACATAAAAAATAGCTTTTAGAAGTTATAAAGAAGCCAGATCATTTGATCTGGCTTTTTGGTTTTTAATCTTTAAAAATTTGATTTTCCTGTTCCTGAACTCTTATAAAAGTTGTTCTTTTGGACAATTCCTTTAATTTGGAAGCTCCTACATAAGTACATGTAGATCTTACACCCCCTAAAATGTCTTTTACCGTTTCAGAAACCGGACCTTTATAGGCTGCTTTTACCGTTTTACCTTCGGATGCTCTGTATTCTGCAACACCTCCGGAATGCTTATCCATTGCTGTTTTAGAGCTCATCCCATAAAAAAGACGGTATTTCTTTCCGTTTTCTTCGATCATCTCGCCACCACTTTCATCATGTCCGGCAAACATTCCACCCAACATAACAAAGTCTGCACCACCTCCAAAAGCTTTGGCAACATCTCCGGGAACTTTACAACCGCCATCCGCAATAATATGGCCTCCAAGTCCATGAGCGGCATCGGAACATTCGATAATAGCTGAAAGTTGTGGATATCCAACCCCTGTCTTTACACGGGTAGTACATACTGAACCAGGGCCGATACCGACTTTAATGATATCTGCTCCTACTAAAAGAAGCTCTTCAACCATTTCTCCGGTAACCACATTCCCTGCCATGATGATTTTATCAGGAAAATTAGCTCTTGCCTGCTTTACAAATCCAACAAAATGCTCAGAATAACCATTGGCTACATCGATACAGAGAAACTCGATTTTTGGGTGTCTTTCAAGGATTTGCTTAAGCTTTTCCTCATCTGCCTTTCCAGTACCGGTACTTAGGGCTATATATTGATGAATACTTTCCGGCTGGCTTTGTAAGAACTGATCCCATTCCTCCACAGAATAGTGCTTATGAATGGCAGTGATAATTTTGTCTTTAGCCAATTCTACAGCCATTTCAAAAGTACCTACTGTATCCATATTGGCTGCAATAATAGGAGTTCCTTTCCATTTCTTCTTTGTATGTCGGAAAGTAAATTCTCTTTCTAAATCTACTTCAGACCGTGATTTTAAAGTAGATCTTTTAGGGCGGAACATGACGTCCTTAAACCCTAGTTTTATCTCATATTCTATACGCATTGTAATTATTTAGGATATTAAAATTAGCAAATAATATTAAATATAGTATTTTTGAAAGGATGGATTTTCCGGTTACTTTTCAAATATTTGGTAAAACAATGTTAGCGCATCCTATTTTTGAAGCGCTAGGAATGTTTATGGGAATGCGTTATTATTTTTATTTAAAAAGAAAATCTTCCGAAAAACTTTCTTTCAATACGTCCGCTGCGGTACTTATTGGGGCTACAGCCGGGGCATTAATTGGATCAAAACTAATTGGAAACCTTGAGAACCCTTATAAGCTTTTTGAACATTTTAACTTTAAGAGTATCTGGTCCAATAATACCATCGTTGGGGGACTTGCTTTCGGATTAATAGGGGTAGAATTGGCAAAAAAAATTGTCGGACATAAGGAAAGTACAGGAGACCTGATCGTGTATCCTTTACTTCTGGCTATAATTATTGGAAGAGTAGGTTGTTTTCTTACAGGAGTTGATGAGGAAACTTACGGGGTACCCACCCAATCTATCTTCGGAATGCATCTCGGAGATCAATATCTCAGACATCCGGTAGCTCTTTATGAAATCGTATTTTTACTGGGTCTTTGGGTTGTTTTAAAAATCAAACAGAGTACAGCAGATTATCCGTCTGGTTATATCTTTCAGATTTTTATGGTAAGCTACTTTATATTCAGGTTCTTTCTGGATTTTATAAAGCCAAGAGTTGAACTTATTGGAAATTTTGGGACAATACAGCTCGTTTGTCTAAGCGTAATTATTTATTACATTTTTAAAATCAAAGAAACAAAAACCGTAAATTCACATTAAAATATTTAAAATGAAACTGTTAAGTCTTTTAGAGGTAGGAAACCTGGGTGGGTTAGTTGCTATGATTATTCTCATAATGGTATTGGGGGGGCTTTTTATATCTTTTATCATTACAATGATTGTAAAGATCTCTTACGAATGGAAAGGGGATAAAAAGTTTACTAAAAAGCAGTTTATTCAAAGCATGCTCATTTGCCTTTTAATCTGCGGTTTAATTAGTGGATACATTTGTGGAGCTTAAATTTAAAATACTATTATGCCAGTAAGAAACTATACCTATTACGATTATACGATCAGTCTTTGCCCGGAATGTCTGAAAAGGGTAGGAGCAAAGATAATCATAGAGGATGAAGCTGTTTTCATGACAAAAAGATGTCCCGAGCACGGTTTTTTCAAAACAAAAATAGCCTCTGACGTCCACTATTATAAAAATATCAGAAACTACAACAAGGCCTCTGAAATGCCTTTACATTTCGGAACTGATGTAGAATATGGATGCCCTTATGATTGCGGGCTCTGTGTAGATCATGAGCAACATAGTTGTTTATCTATTGTAGAGGTTACAGATCGTTGTAATCTGACATGTCCGACCTGCTATGCGATGTCGTCTCCACATTATGGAAGTCACAGAAGTTTAGAAGAAATAGAGGCAATGTTTGATGTCATTGTTAAAAATGAAGGACAGCCGGACGTTGTTCAGATCAGTGGAGGAGAACCGACAATCCATCCAGAGTTTTTTAAGATCATGGATATTGCCAAATCTAAACCCATCAAACATCTGATGCTGAACACCAACGGGGTAAGAATAGCCAATGATCCCGGATTTGCAGAAAAACTGGCTACATATGCTTCCGAGTTTGAAGTCTATCTTCAGTTTGATTCTTTTAAGCCTGAGGTTTTAATGGACTTCAGAGGAAAAGATCTTACAGATGTGCGAATGAAAGCTCTGGAAAAACTCAATGAGCTGAATCTTTCAACGACCTTGGTTATTGTTCTTCAACAGGGAAAGAATATTGATGAGATCGGGAAAATTATTGAATTTGCATTGAAACAAAAATGTGTGCGGGGAATTACCTTTCAGCCTGTAGAAATTGCCGGAAGAAACAGGGAGGATTCGGCGCATGAGAAAATTACGTTAACAGAAGTAAGGCAGGAAATTTTGAATCAATTTCCTTTACTGAATTCAGATGATATCATTCCGGTCCCTTGTAATCCGGATGCTTTGGCAATGGGTTATATTTTAAAGTTAGAAGGTGAAATAATTCCTTTAACAAGATATATCAATCCTGCTGATCTGCTGAATAATGAATCACGGAATACAATTGTATACGAACAGGATGCAGGACTTCAAATGCAGCTGCTGGATATTTTCAGTACAGGAATTTCAGTAGATAAAGTAAAGCCTAAGGTGAACCAGTTACTCTGTTGTCTTCCTGAAGTTTCCGCACCTGATTTGGATTATGACAATCTGTTTAGGATTATCATCATGAACTTCATGGATGCTCATGATTTTGATGTTCGGGCAGTAAAAAAATCTTGCGTTCACATCGTGAATAAAGATTTGAAGTTAATCCCTTTTGAAACCATGAATCTTTTCTATCGCGATGGGAAAAAAGAATATCTTGAAGAATTAAGAAAGGAAGATAAAGTCCTGTTTTAGTATAGTCCAGAACTACCTTTCTGAATTAAAGTATAATGGTCAACAGAAAAAAGGGGTGAAAAACTATCGTTTAACACCCCATAAATTTATGGTTCCTCTGTGATCGAAACCGAGTTTCTCATAAAGTTTTTTAGCTCCTGTATTTGTTTCAGCAACATGTAGAAAAGGGGTTTTGTTATCTTCAAATATCTTTGAGGAAACAAATGCAACCAGTTGTTTCGCATAGCCTTTTCCCAGATAATCAGAATCTGTAATCACAGCACTTACTTCAGTCATATCGTTCATCTGCATTCTCTCACCCGTTACCGCAACCAGTTTATTATCCTTAAAGATTCCAAAATAACGACCTAGTTCGGGAGTTCTGTTTTTGAAGTAATGAGGATAGAATTTTTTGACAAATAAAAGAAGCTCAGTCTGATTTTCTTCTGTTAGAAGAAGGATGTCTTCTGTAAGCTCCAGATTGATTTTCTTTTCTAAAACGTACTGATCACAGACAAGCTGAGATAATTCTGTTTTAAAATTGCCAATAGGTTTAGCACCAAACATTAGAAAATCATCACAGATTTTTGAGTATTCTGCGATGTCATTTTCTTTTCCAGCTTCTAATGCTCCTCCAAAGGCAGCTACTTCCGGATTATAAAACTTAGAATCACCAAAGTTTAAGCAAAACTTCTCATGATGCTCATTAAGTGAATGATAAACAGGGTTATCGAGCTTACTATACATTAGTCAAAATTCATAACCTCTTCCAGGGTCTTCATATATTCGTAGGCTGTTAAATCAAATTTTACAGGAACGATAGAGATATATCCGTTGGCCAAAGCTGTTTCATCAGCATCTTCAGATTCATCCATATTGTTGAAATATCCTGTCAGCCAATAGTATTTTTTTCCATGTGGATTTACCCTTTCATCAAAGCTTTCTTCCCATTTTGCATTAGCCTGTTTGCAGACTTTAATTCCTTTTATTTCTCCGGCAGGAAGTTTTGGAATATTTACGTTAAGAACGATTCCTTTGGGCATTGGGTTTTCCAGGGTTCTTTTTACAATATTTTGGATAAATTCTTTTGCCTGTGTAAAATCTGCTTCCCAGCTAAAATCAAGCAGCGAGAATCCAATAGCGGGAATCCCTTCTACGCCGGCTTCTACAGCAGCAGACATCGTCCCGGAATAAATAACATTAATCGATGAGTTCGCTCCGTGATTGATTCCTGAAACAACAATATCCGGTCTTCTTGTCAAAATTTTGTCAAGAGCCATTTTTACACAATCAACAGGAGTTCCGCTACAAGAATAATCAGTTTGTGGACCATCAAGTTTTACTTCTTCATAACTTAAAGTAGAATTGATAGTAATAGCATGTCCTTTTCCACTTTGCGGAGAGTTGGGTGCTACCACAATCACTTCTCCGATTTCATTCATAAAATTAATAAGATTTCTGATACCAGGTGCTGTAATTCCATCATCATTAGTTACCAGAATAAGTGGTCTTTCCATAAAATATTTTTATTTTAACAAAAATACTCAAAACTATCCGATATTTGTAAATAAGGTATTAAATTTGATAGTTTGTAACAGTAATTTAAATGTTACTACTAATTCATATAATTTAGAAAAAATTAATAAAATACATTACAGATTTATGTGGAAAAATTTTAAACTCAATAAATTTTTACTCCTAATTCCATTGACAAGTCTAATGTTTTGTTTCAACTCGCCTAAGAATGACGATGAAAAGATGCAGACGATAATGGTAAGCGTGAAGAATACACTTTCTTATTTACATTACAGCCCAAAACCTATCAATGATGCCTATTCAAAAGATGTTTATAAACATTATTTTGAAATGGTAGATTCCGGGAAAAGATATTTCCTTCAGTCAGACATGGATGAATTCAGCAAGCATGAAACAAAACTGGATGACTATCTGAACCTTGGAGACTTAACCTTCTATAAACTTACCATTGACAGATTGTATCAAAGAGTAGATGAAATTGATCAGATTACTCAGGATATTTTCAGTAAACCAATCAATTTAGAGGAAGATGAAACACTTACTTTAGAGCCTAAATTGAAAAAGGTTCCAGCTAACAAGCAAGAACAGTATAACGAATGGAGAAAGTTTATTAAATATAATATCCTTCAGGAAATTGAGTCGATGAACAGTAAAGAACAGGCTCAAAAAGAGAAGAAAGATTCTGTTCAAAAGTACAATCTTAAAGATACCATTAAGCTGAAGATTCTTAGTCCAGACGAGAAAAGACTAAAAGCAACAGATGAAGTTAAAGATCTTGTGAAGGAAACTTTTACAAGATTTAAAAAGAGAAAAAAAATGGATTGGTTCACAGTATATATGAATGCATATACTGAGGTTTTCGATCCTCACACAAATTATTATTCTCCAAAAGATAAAGAAGACTTTGATACTCAATTTGCAGGAAAGGTAATTGGTATTGGAGCGATTATCCAGGAGAAAAAAGGATATCTCTACTTAGGGGCTCTAACGATTGGTGCTCCGGCCTGGAAATCAAAACAATTGTCCGAAGGGGATAAGATTTTGAAAGTGAAGTCTAAACCGAAAGAAGATGCTGTAAATGTTGTAGGGATGCTTTCAGATGAAGCGGTAAGATTAATCAGAGGTGAAAAAGGAACTCCTGTGACGCTGACCGTTCAGAAAAAAGATGGAACCATAAAAGAAGTTACCATGCTTCGTGAAGAGGTAGCTATTGAAGATACATTTGCAAAAAGTATTGTTGTGAATTCTCCGAATGGAAAGAAATATGGGTTCATTAATTTACCTAGTTTTAACGCTGATTTTGAAGATTCTAAAGGTAGAAATGCCTCAGACGATATTAAGAATGAGATCATTAAATTGAAAGCTCAGAATATCGAAGGGATTATTTTAGATTTAAGAAATAATGGCGGAGGATCATTAACTGAGGTTGGTGATATTATGGGATTATTCATGAATGCAGGTCCTTATGTTCAGGTAAAAGATGGAAATGGAAAAATCCAGACCCTAAAAAATAAAAATGAAACTCCGATCTGGACGGGACCATTGGTAATCATGCAAAATGAACTTTCAGCATCAGCTTCCGAAATTTTAGCGGGAGTAATGCAGGATTATGGAAGAGCTGTTATTATTGGTTCTCCTCAATCTTTTGGAAAAGGAACAGTACAGACTTTTGTTGATCTGAACAGGTTCTTGAATACAGAAGATGATTTCGGATCTTTAAAACTAACAATTCAAAAGTTCTATAGAATTACAGGAGAATCAAATCAAAGAAAAGGAATTGTTTCTGATATTCAAATGAAGGACTTTTTCACCTATGCTGAGATCGGAGAACGTTATGATGATTTTGCATTAGCTTGGGATAAAATTCCAGGAACACAGTTCCAGAAATTAAATTATTTCAATATTCAGGCACTGGAAAAGGCAAGCGCTGAAAGGATGGCTAAAAATGCAAATTATCAGCTCTTATTGGAATCTGCGCAATGGAGAGAGAAATTGGATAAAGAAGAGACCATTACGCTGAACATTAATAAATTCAATGAGGTCATGAAGCAAAGAAAAGCTCAGATTGAAAAATTCAAGGCGTTGACTAAATTTGTGAATGGACTTCAGTTTACAATGTTTCCAAGTGAGATTGAAAGGGAGAAAAAGGATGAAGCATTCAAGAAGAAGTCTGAAATGTGGATCAAGAACCTTAAGAAAGATACTTATCTTCAGGAAGCAATGAATATTGTTGCCGATATGAATGTAAAATCATAAATCATAAATAACCCGGTATAAGAAATACCGGGTTATTTATTGATCGAAAACAATAAAAATAAAATCGGAACCCAGAAGGGTTCCGATTTTATTTTCAATAATTAGGCTATTGGGAGCCTATTCCATTTACTTTTCGGGCTTTGAAATGTTATTTGATCTCTACACATCCTACACGGCCTCCGGCATTTCCTGTTGGCTGTGTGTGAAAGTCATCTGCTGCTGCATGTACAATAAGACCTTTTCCAATAATATTCTTAGACTCATCGGCACATCCTACACACCATTTATTGGTTTTGAATGTTAAAGTTGCTGTTCCACTCTGATCAGCGACAAGGTTACCGATGTCTCCCATATGGAAATGTTCCGCTCCCCATTTTCCGTGATCATCTTTTGCAGGATTCCAGTGTCCTCCTGTAGAAGTTCCATCAGCAGCCGAGCAATCTCCTTTTTCGTGAATGTGTACGGCATGGATTCCCGGAGTTAAATTAGTTACATCAAGCTTCATGATAACTTCATCTCCTTTCTGGGTGAACTTAGCAGTTCCACCAGTATTCGTTCCGCTTTTAGCATTGACCATGTATGTGTTTGTTGTTCCACAAGAAACAGCAAATAAGGCCAATCCCGTTAATAATGCAAATTTTTGTACTTTCATTTTAAAATGATTTTAAGTAATTTTTATAATAACCTAAAATTAGACATAATTTTTGAAACCACTTTATGATTCCCGTCTGTTTTAAAAACATTCCGCAATAAAAGACAAATTCACTCTGTTTAATCTTGTTATTTTTGTGAGTAAAAACAATAATTGGAAGCGTACAAAAAAAGAATTGTAAAAATTATTCAGTATATAGAGGATCACCTTGATACGGAGCTCAGCCTTGAAAAAGTTGCAGAGATCGGGGCTTATTCACCGTTCCATTTTCACAGGGTTTTTAAACTTATTACGGGAGAGACACTCCAAAACTATGTGACCAGAAAAAAAATAGAAAAAAGCGCTTTATATCTTTCTTTACGAAAGGGAATACACATAAAAGAGATCTATTTGGAGCTTGGATTTGCCAACCATTCGGTTTTTAATAAAACATTTAAAAAATATTACGGAAAGTCTCCTTCAGAATTTCGAAGATCTGCACCGGATAGTTTTCACAAGATTTTACAAATCGAAAGCAAGAACGGACAAGTTGATACGGTTTTTCACCAATACCTTTGCAAGGTAGAAAACCTATTAAAATGGCGAACCATGAATTTAAAAATTGAAGTAAAGCAACTTGAAGAAATGCATCTTGCATCCGTAATGAGCCTGGGCCTTAAAAACGTAGAGCCTTCTTACGGTAAACTAATTAGCTGGGCCACAGAAAAGCGTCCTTTTCCCGCGGATCACGTAAAAATGATCTCTGTATATCATGATAGTTTTAAAATAACGCCGCCGGATAAAGTAAGAATCCATGCCAGCATGCTTCTGGAGACTCAACTGAAAGGGCAGGAAGGTGAAATTTTTCCCGAAACTATTGAGGCGGGGAAATTCATCGTAGGAAGTGGAGAAGTAACCTTAAATGACTTTGAACAATGCTGGGCATCCTTATTCCTGTGGATGAATGAAAATCATTATACTATTAGAAAGGCTTTTCCTTTTGAAATCTATCATTCTAACTTTAAAGAACATCCCGAGGGGAAAATGATCGTCGATTTTTGTATCCCGATACATTAATTTCCGACTCAGGACGCAAACTTTACCTTTCAGTAATATTTTTTTTACTGAAAGGTATCTTCTATAGTATTTTTGATCCGAAAATTAATAACAATGAAAACTCAAAAACAAAAACTATTATTTCTCTTTGCTTTTCTCTCGTTTCTACTGAGTGTTGCTCAAGTTAAGATTACTGGAAAAGTAACTTATAGAAATAAAGGGGTTGGGGAAATCAACGTCACTTTAAAGGGAACCTACGATGGAGCAACGACGGATGCAGGAGGTAAATTCTCTTTTGAGACGACAGAAAAAGGAAACCAGACCCTTACTTTTACCCATCCAAAATACAACGATATTGAAAAATCAATTGTTATTGATAATCAAGATATTTCCGTAGATGCAGAGTTAAAAGAACAGATCAATGAAATTGATGCAGTGGTGATTTCTGCCGGTTCAATAGAAGCAAGCGACAAGAAAAGAGCGACAGCATTATTGACACCGATAGATGTTTATACAACGGCAGGTGCTGATGGGCAAATTTCATCTGCATTAACCTATCTTCCCGGTGTACAAAAAGTAGGAGAATCTGAAGGACTCTTTATTAGAGGCGGTACAGGAACGGAATCTAAGATCTTCATGGATGGAAGTCTCATCAACAACTATTTCTCGAGCTCAGTTCCCGGGATTGCGGGAAGAGACCGATTTAATACATCGCTTTTTAAAGGAAATGTTTTTTCAAGTGGTGGATATTCTGCATTATATGGGCAGGCTCTTTCCGGTGCATTAATGCTTGAAAGTGTCGATCTGCCAGATCAGAGTTCTTATGATTTTGGGATTTCACCGATCTTTTTGAGTGGTGGGTTTCAGAAATTGAGTGAGGATAAAAACCATTCCTACGGGGCAACTTTAGGATATTCTCTTTTAAGTCTTATGCAAAAGGTGCTTAATTTCAACACAGATTTTATAAATGCACCAGAGGGGCTTAACGGAGATGCTAATTTTAGAATTAAAACAAAATCCGGAGGGTTTTTCAAGTATTACGGAATGTACGATACCAATAAAATGGGAGTAAGAGCAGCAAGTTTGGAGCCGGGATCGGACTATGCACTGGTTAGAATCAATGGAAAAAATACCTATCACAATTTGTCTTTTAAACAGAAGTTCGGAAAGTATCTGTTGAATACAGGAGCTTCCTATTCGTATAACAGGTCTGATCTTAATTTTTCCGGGGAAACGAATGATATTGAATCTGCTAAAACCCAACTTTTAACCACAGGTAATTATATCAATTTTAAGGCTGTGTTAGAAAGGAAGATCAATAAAATAAGTGCAGTACGTGGAGGGTTTGAATTAAATAATACGGACGAAAAACTGAATTTTGAGGACGTAAAAAAACATTATCAGGATTTTATATCTTCTGTTTTTGCAGAAACGGATCTTGGGTTTAGCAACCAACTCTCAGCAAAGATAGGAGTAAGAGCAGAAAATTCTTCCTTTTTAAATAAAAGTAATATAGCTCCCCGCTTAGCATTAGCTTATCGTTTAGCTCAGAACTGGACGACTTCATTTGCCTATGGATTGTTTTATCAAAATCCTGAAAGTAAATATATTAATGGCCCGGCCAGCTTGGACTTTCAAAAATCACAGCACTATATTTTACAGTTGCAAAGAACATCTGAAGGGAGAAGCTTAAGATTGGAGGCTTTTTATAAAAAATATGACCAGCTGATAAAAGTGAAAAACATTGCTAATATTGATAGTCAAAATCAGCCCGTACAGACTGCAATTAATAACGATGGCTATGGATATGCAAAAGGATTGGAGCTATTTTGGAGAGATAAAAAAACATTTGAAAATATTGATTATTGGATCAGCTACTCGTTTTTGGATTCTAAAAGAGATTTTATGAATTATCCCGTTAGCTTAAAACCCAATTTTGCATCTGAACACACCCTTTCAGTAGTGGGCAAAAGATTTATTCCGGAATGGAAATTAGGCGTTAATCTTTCATATACCTATTCTAAGGGGCGTCCTTATTATGATATCGCCAGCAAGGATGTCAATGGAAATGTGGTGAACTTTACAAGGAATGAAGGGAGATTAAAAGATTATAATGCATTAAATTTAAGTTTTAATTATCTTCCAAATCTCGGAAAAAAAGATTCTAAAGTATTTACTGTTTTCGTATTAAGTGTATCCAATGTGCTGGGGACAAAAAATGTATATGGATATAATTTCTCACAAGATGGATCACGAAGTTCTGCTGTAGTTCCTCCGGTAAATACATTTGTTTTTGTTGGTGCATTTATCAGTTTTGGGGTCGATAAAACCCAGGATGCTATCAATAATAATTTATAACAAAATAAAAAGATTGTATGTTTAGTTTCATCAACATGAAAATGAAATCATACCTTTCAATAGAATAAAACAAACCCTAAAAATTAAAAAACAATGAAAAAGTACCTATTAAGTTTTGCTTTAGCTTTTATGAGCTTAACCGCTTTTGCTCAGGCTGATTATGAAAAAATAATGTCTGAAAAGATTGCAAAAATCGAAACCTGTAAAACAGTGGAAGATTTCCAGACTTTAGCGAATGATTTCCAGAGAATAGGAAGTAAGGAAAGCGGGAAATGGCTTCCAAGTTATTATGCTGCTTTTTCGTACATACAGAAGGGACGCGTAATGATGAGAGAAGGAAAAACACAGGATCTTGATGAGGTAGCCAATCAAGCTGACAAACATTTGGCAACTGCTCAGAATCTTGCGGGAGCAGATAATGCAGAGATCCATCTACTAAAAAAAATGGCGTATTCTTTAAGAATGATGGTGAATCCGCAGCAGCGATATATGACGGATGGGATGAAAGCAGCAGAAGAACTTCAGATAGCGGAGAAATTAGACCCTACAAACCCAAGAATAGCTTTGATCAAAGCAGAAGATATATACTTCACACCAGAACAGTACGGAGGAAGCAAAACTAAAGGAATTGAAATGTTTAAGAAGGCCGCAGATCAATACAATTCATACAAACCGAAATCTTCAATGGATCCAAATTGGGGAAAAGGAGAAGCCGAATATTTCATCAGCCAACCTGCAAAATAGCCGTAAAATATAATATTAATGAAGTCTTCCCAATCGGGAAGACTTTTATTTTGCCTTTCAGTAAAGGAAAATGACGATTCAGTGAAAAATAATTTTTGCTACATTTATTATCGACTAATTTTGGACCAAGAAATAAACTCATGAAACGCAAAAGCCTTATCGTTCTGCTTTGGGTATCCATAGGAACCGCACTATTTTTCTTTTTAGTTTTTACAAAAGAGAAAACAATAGAAAATTTCATGCTTTCCTTTCTGATTTCCGGTCTTTATTCCTTTGTCCTGGGAATAGGAAACGGTTTAATTAATGATTATTTAAATAAAAAGATTCCCTGGTCAGAAGCGACTACCAGAAGAGCGATTATAAGTGTAGTTTCGATCCTTGTTGCCAATATTATTTTAGTGTATGTATGTAATTACATTAATTTTGTGATTTTTCAAAGGGCATCAACATCACAAGAGTTCTTTTCAGGAAAATATAATTTTACCAATTGGTTTATGGTGAACATTGCCCTTCTTATTTCAGCTTTTCTGCATGCCAGAGGATTTATGGAAGAGCTTAAAAAGACCTCCAAAAAAGAAGTCGTAGAGCAGAAA is a window from the Chryseobacterium sp. T16E-39 genome containing:
- a CDS encoding GyrI-like domain-containing protein is translated as MEAYKKRIVKIIQYIEDHLDTELSLEKVAEIGAYSPFHFHRVFKLITGETLQNYVTRKKIEKSALYLSLRKGIHIKEIYLELGFANHSVFNKTFKKYYGKSPSEFRRSAPDSFHKILQIESKNGQVDTVFHQYLCKVENLLKWRTMNLKIEVKQLEEMHLASVMSLGLKNVEPSYGKLISWATEKRPFPADHVKMISVYHDSFKITPPDKVRIHASMLLETQLKGQEGEIFPETIEAGKFIVGSGEVTLNDFEQCWASLFLWMNENHYTIRKAFPFEIYHSNFKEHPEGKMIVDFCIPIH
- a CDS encoding TonB-dependent receptor, which produces MKTQKQKLLFLFAFLSFLLSVAQVKITGKVTYRNKGVGEINVTLKGTYDGATTDAGGKFSFETTEKGNQTLTFTHPKYNDIEKSIVIDNQDISVDAELKEQINEIDAVVISAGSIEASDKKRATALLTPIDVYTTAGADGQISSALTYLPGVQKVGESEGLFIRGGTGTESKIFMDGSLINNYFSSSVPGIAGRDRFNTSLFKGNVFSSGGYSALYGQALSGALMLESVDLPDQSSYDFGISPIFLSGGFQKLSEDKNHSYGATLGYSLLSLMQKVLNFNTDFINAPEGLNGDANFRIKTKSGGFFKYYGMYDTNKMGVRAASLEPGSDYALVRINGKNTYHNLSFKQKFGKYLLNTGASYSYNRSDLNFSGETNDIESAKTQLLTTGNYINFKAVLERKINKISAVRGGFELNNTDEKLNFEDVKKHYQDFISSVFAETDLGFSNQLSAKIGVRAENSSFLNKSNIAPRLALAYRLAQNWTTSFAYGLFYQNPESKYINGPASLDFQKSQHYILQLQRTSEGRSLRLEAFYKKYDQLIKVKNIANIDSQNQPVQTAINNDGYGYAKGLELFWRDKKTFENIDYWISYSFLDSKRDFMNYPVSLKPNFASEHTLSVVGKRFIPEWKLGVNLSYTYSKGRPYYDIASKDVNGNVVNFTRNEGRLKDYNALNLSFNYLPNLGKKDSKVFTVFVLSVSNVLGTKNVYGYNFSQDGSRSSAVVPPVNTFVFVGAFISFGVDKTQDAINNNL